One Gossypium hirsutum isolate 1008001.06 chromosome A11, Gossypium_hirsutum_v2.1, whole genome shotgun sequence genomic window carries:
- the LOC107924422 gene encoding glucose-1-phosphate adenylyltransferase small subunit, chloroplastic/amyloplastic encodes MVSMAAIGDLRLPSTASFNASSVCSSRKSSAPWSLSFSASALSGDKLVFKIATGCSRTERTASIVSPKAVSDSKNSQTCLDPDASRSVLGIILGGGAGTRLYPLTKKRAKPAVPLGANYRLIDIPVSNCLNSNISKIYVLTQFNSASLNRHLSRAYASNMGGYKNEGFVEVLAAQQSPENPNWFQGTADAVRQYLWLFEEHNVLEFLVLAGDHLYRMDYERFIQAHRETDADITVAALPMDEKRATAFGLMKIDEEGRIIEFAEKPKGDQLKAMQVDTTILGLDDERAKEMPFIASMGIYVVSKNVMLNLLRDQFPGANDFGSEIIPGATSIGMRVQAYLYDGYWEDIGTIEAFYNANLGITKKPVPDFSFYDRSSPIYTQPRYLPPSKMLDADVTDSVIGEGCVIKNCKIHHSVVGLRSCISEGAIIEDTLLMGADYYETDADRRFLSAKGSVPIGIGKSSHIKRAIIDKNARIGDNVKIINSENVQEAARETDGYFIKSGIVTVIKDALIPSGTVI; translated from the exons ATGGTGAGCATGGCTGCCATCGGTGATTTGAGGTTGCCTTCTACAGCTTCGTTCAATGCTTCTTCAGTTTGTTCGAGCCGTAAGTCATCGGCTCCTTGGAGCTTGTCGTTCTCGGCGTCTGCTCTGTCCGGTGAtaaacttgttttcaaaatagctaCTGGTTGTAGCCGAACGGAACGGACTGCTTCAATTGTTTCACCGAAAGCAGTTTCAGATTCCAAGAACTCGCAGACATGTCTTGACCCCGACGCTAGTCGA AGTGTTTTGGGGATTATTTTGGGAGGTGGAGCAGGGACAAGGCTGTACCCACTAACAAAGAAGAGAGCTAAGCCGGCTGTTCCATTAGGAGCAAATTATAGACTAATCGACATCCCTGTTAGCAATTGTTTGAACAGTAACATATCCAAAATCTACGTTCTGACTCAATTCAATTCTGCTTCTCTGAACCGCCACCTTTCCCGCGCTTATGCTAGTAACATGGGTGGCTACAAGAACGAAGGGTTCGTCGAGGTTCTTGCTGCTCAGCAGAGTCCTGAGAACCCGAACTGGTTCCAG GGGACAGCGGATGCGGTGAGGCAGTATTTGTGGTTGTTTGAGGAGCATAATGTTTTGGAATTCTTGGTTCTTGCTGGGGACCATTTATATAGAATGGATTATGAAAGGTTTATTCAGGCGCACAGAGAGACTGATGCCGACATCACTGTAGCTGCATTGCCGATGGATGAAAAACGGGCTACTGCGTTTGGTTTAATGAAGATTGACGAAGAAGGACGAATCATCGAATTCGCTGAGAAACCAAAAGGCGACCAGCTAAAAGCTATGCAG GTTGATACTACAATTTTAGGGCTTGATGATGAGAGAGCAAAAGAAATGCCTTTCATTGCTAGCATGGGCATATATGTTGTGAGTAAAAATGTGATGTTGAATCTTCTTCGAGACCAGTTTCCGGGAGCCAATGATTTTGGAAGTGAAATAATTCCAGGTGCTACTTCCATTGGGATGAGG GTGCAAGCTTACCTGTATGATGGCTACTGGGAGGACATTGGTACGATTGAGGCATTTTATAACGCAAATCTGGGAATCACCAAAAAGCCAGTGCCGGATTTCAG CTTCTATGACCGTTCGTCTCCAATCTACACACAGCCTCGATATTTGCCACCATCCAAAATGCTTGATGCTGATGTTACAGATAGTGTTATCGGTGAGGGTTGCGTTATTAAG AACTGTAAAATTCACCATTCTGTGGTTGGTCTTCGATCTTGCATCTCCGAGGGTGCAATCATAGAAGATACCTTACTAATGGGAGCAGATTATTATGAG ACTGATGCAGACAGGAGGTTTTTGTCTGCAAAGGGCAGTGTTCCAATTGGTATAGGAAAGAGCTCACATATCAAGAGAGCCATTATTGACAAGAATGCTCGAATTGGAGACAATGTGAAG ATCATAAACAGTGAAAACGTGCAAGAAGCGGCAAGGGAAACCGATGGATATTTCATAAAGAGTGGGATTGTGACAGTAATCAAGGATGCCTTGATTCCTAGTGGAACTGTAATCTGA